The Chryseolinea soli genome contains a region encoding:
- a CDS encoding competence/damage-inducible protein A, with translation MNHRTITAELLTIGDEILYGQITDTNAQWMSVELGLAGIKVVRKTSVGDVESEILTALAEAEQRVDIVLITGGLGPTNDDLTKPCLAKYFNCGLKMNEEALAEVTAFFASRGRELTAVNRQQAALPECCEKVTNKMGTAPGMWFHRNGKVFVSMPGVPHEMKRMMTDIVIPKLKQTFPTPVIVHKVIRTVGIGESFLADKIAAWENALPPHIKLAYLPGLGEVKLRLTAIGDTEAELKAETEALSDQLQPLVGSFIYAHGEESLEVTVGKLLREAKLTLSIAESCTGGYLSHLITSVPGCSDYYLGTMIPYSYEVKMRQLGVRPEVLEKHGAVSEPTIIEMANIVRAKFNTHIGVATSGIAGPGGATPEKPVGTVWIAFSDKDKTVTRKLQLSPDREINIKMASVAVLNLIRQNVERSGAKVQEPEARSQEPGVRS, from the coding sequence ATGAACCACAGAACCATAACCGCCGAGCTCCTCACGATAGGAGACGAAATTCTTTACGGACAAATCACCGACACCAACGCCCAATGGATGAGTGTCGAACTGGGCTTAGCCGGCATCAAAGTGGTCCGCAAGACCAGTGTGGGCGACGTTGAGAGCGAGATCCTCACCGCTCTGGCCGAAGCCGAACAACGCGTGGACATCGTGCTCATCACCGGCGGCCTGGGCCCGACCAACGACGACCTGACCAAACCCTGCCTGGCAAAATATTTTAACTGCGGTCTCAAAATGAACGAAGAGGCCCTGGCCGAGGTAACCGCATTCTTTGCCAGCCGCGGCCGCGAGCTCACGGCCGTGAACCGCCAGCAAGCCGCCTTGCCCGAATGCTGCGAGAAGGTCACAAACAAAATGGGCACGGCCCCGGGCATGTGGTTCCATCGAAACGGAAAAGTGTTTGTCTCCATGCCCGGTGTGCCCCACGAGATGAAACGCATGATGACCGACATCGTCATCCCCAAGCTCAAACAGACCTTCCCCACACCGGTCATCGTGCACAAAGTGATCCGCACCGTGGGCATTGGCGAATCCTTCCTGGCCGACAAGATCGCCGCGTGGGAAAATGCGCTTCCGCCCCATATCAAGCTGGCTTACCTGCCCGGCCTGGGTGAAGTGAAGCTCCGGCTCACGGCCATCGGTGACACCGAAGCAGAACTGAAAGCAGAGACCGAGGCCCTCAGCGACCAGTTGCAACCCCTTGTCGGCAGTTTCATCTACGCGCATGGCGAGGAATCCCTGGAGGTAACAGTCGGCAAATTGCTGCGCGAAGCCAAGCTCACCCTCTCCATTGCCGAGAGCTGCACCGGGGGATACCTCTCACACCTCATCACCAGCGTGCCGGGCTGCTCCGACTATTACCTGGGCACCATGATCCCCTATTCCTACGAAGTAAAAATGCGTCAGCTTGGGGTGAGACCTGAGGTGCTGGAAAAACACGGCGCCGTGAGCGAGCCTACCATCATCGAAATGGCCAACATCGTCCGCGCCAAATTCAACACCCACATCGGCGTAGCCACCAGCGGCATCGCCGGCCCCGGCGGAGCTACCCCCGAGAAACCCGTGGGCACGGTCTGGATTGCTTTCTCGGACAAGGACAAAACGGTCACAAGGAAACTACAGCTGTCACCCGACAGAGAAATCAATATTAAAATGGCATCGGTAGCGGTGTTAAATTTGATCCGGCAGAACGTGGAGAGATCAGGAGCTAAAGTACAGGAGCCAGAAGCCAGGAGCCAGGAGCCAGGAGTCAGAAGTTAG
- a CDS encoding dihydrolipoamide acetyltransferase family protein, whose translation MAQVELIMPKMGESIMEATILSWLKKPGDKIEQDESVLEVATDKVDTEVPSTHAGVLKEILAKQGDVVKVGSPIAIIESNVEAGATPSAPAAPVKAASMPAVATHAAAVHTNGNGNGAHAPVDFKGSSRFYSPLVKNIAKEESITVAELETIAGSGAEGRVTKKDVLDYVQHRKLGATVQAVQHAVNVGSNGGAPKVPVSVSGADEIIEMDRMRKMIAERMVDSKRTAPHVTSFVEADVTGVVFWRNKMKNEFQKRDGDTLTFTPIFIEAVANAIKDYPMMNIQVDGDKIIKKKDINIGMAVALPSGNLIVPVIRNADQYNISGLAKIVNDLAKRARDNKLKPDELAGGTFTISNVGSFGNVMGTPIIMQPQVGIIALGAIQKKPSVLETPYGDVIAIRHKMFLSHSYDHRVVDGALGGSFVRRVADYLEKFDVNRTA comes from the coding sequence ATGGCGCAAGTAGAACTGATCATGCCTAAAATGGGCGAAAGCATTATGGAGGCCACCATTTTATCCTGGTTGAAAAAGCCTGGCGATAAAATTGAGCAGGACGAATCCGTGCTGGAAGTGGCCACCGACAAAGTGGACACCGAAGTGCCGTCGACCCACGCCGGCGTGCTGAAAGAGATCCTCGCCAAGCAAGGCGATGTGGTAAAGGTGGGCAGTCCCATCGCCATCATCGAATCCAATGTGGAGGCCGGCGCCACACCGAGCGCTCCAGCGGCGCCCGTTAAGGCGGCGTCTATGCCTGCCGTTGCAACACATGCCGCCGCGGTTCATACGAACGGCAATGGAAACGGCGCGCATGCCCCGGTCGACTTCAAAGGTAGCTCACGTTTTTATTCACCCCTGGTGAAGAACATCGCGAAAGAAGAAAGCATCACCGTGGCCGAGTTGGAGACCATCGCCGGTTCCGGCGCAGAAGGTCGCGTGACCAAGAAAGATGTATTGGACTATGTGCAGCATCGCAAGCTGGGAGCAACGGTGCAGGCCGTACAACATGCCGTGAACGTCGGTTCCAACGGCGGCGCACCCAAAGTGCCCGTGTCGGTGAGCGGCGCAGACGAGATCATCGAAATGGATCGCATGCGCAAAATGATCGCCGAACGCATGGTCGACTCCAAACGCACCGCCCCACACGTGACTTCCTTCGTGGAAGCCGATGTGACCGGCGTGGTGTTCTGGAGAAACAAAATGAAGAACGAGTTCCAGAAACGCGATGGCGACACGTTGACGTTTACGCCGATCTTTATCGAAGCCGTCGCCAACGCCATCAAGGACTATCCCATGATGAACATCCAGGTGGATGGCGACAAGATCATCAAGAAAAAAGACATCAACATCGGCATGGCCGTGGCGCTGCCGTCGGGCAACCTCATTGTGCCGGTCATTCGCAATGCCGATCAATATAACATCAGTGGCCTGGCCAAGATCGTTAACGACCTGGCCAAACGCGCCCGCGACAATAAGCTCAAACCCGACGAACTGGCGGGCGGCACCTTTACCATCTCCAACGTGGGATCGTTCGGCAACGTGATGGGCACCCCCATCATCATGCAGCCGCAGGTGGGCATTATCGCTTTGGGCGCCATTCAGAAGAAACCTTCGGTTCTCGAAACACCCTACGGTGACGTGATCGCGATCCGGCATAAGATGTTCCTTTCCCACTCCTATGACCACCGCGTGGTGGATGGAGCCCTGGGCGGAAGCTTTGTGCGGCGCGTAGCCGACTACCTCGAGAAGTTTGATGTGAACCGGACCGCTTAA
- a CDS encoding lactate 2-monooxygenase: MWQKEIYLKGFAGISPKVNIDFARLEEAAAGVMRPEAFAYVAGGAGRESTMRNNRDAFEKYKIVPRMLRDVGERDTSITLFGRKLPTPFLLSPIGVLEMVHKEADVAVARVAAQFGVPYIFSNQASRPMEACAEVMHQSPRWFQLYWSKSNELVASFVRRAEQCGCSAIVVTLDTTLLGWRTRDLELAYLPFLEGKGIAQYTSDPVFQKMLDLPDDAPDMKRHVTLRTLQGLVSMVNHYPGSGFLKKLLSGKPVKAVRTFVSTYSNPCTTWEDLAFLRSCTKLPIVLKGILHPDDALKAIDHGMDGILISNHGGRQVDGAIGTLQALPAIAAVVNKKIPILLDSGIRGGADAFKALALGATAVCIGRPYVYGLALAGEEGVTEVLNNFMADFDLTLGLSGCRSVAELSAQNLVT; the protein is encoded by the coding sequence ATGTGGCAAAAAGAAATTTATCTGAAAGGCTTTGCCGGGATAAGCCCCAAAGTGAACATTGATTTTGCGCGACTGGAAGAGGCCGCTGCCGGCGTGATGCGCCCCGAAGCGTTTGCCTACGTGGCCGGGGGCGCAGGCCGGGAAAGCACGATGCGCAACAACCGCGACGCTTTTGAGAAATACAAGATTGTGCCGCGCATGTTGCGCGATGTGGGTGAGCGCGACACCTCCATCACACTCTTCGGCCGGAAACTTCCGACCCCTTTTCTGCTCTCTCCCATCGGCGTCTTGGAAATGGTGCACAAAGAAGCCGACGTCGCGGTGGCCCGGGTAGCCGCGCAGTTTGGTGTGCCTTACATTTTCTCCAATCAGGCCTCGCGGCCTATGGAGGCCTGCGCCGAAGTCATGCACCAGTCACCCCGTTGGTTTCAGCTTTACTGGAGTAAGTCGAATGAACTTGTCGCCAGTTTTGTGCGACGCGCCGAACAGTGTGGCTGTTCCGCCATTGTGGTCACGCTAGACACAACCCTTCTGGGTTGGCGCACGCGCGACCTGGAGCTGGCCTATCTCCCCTTTCTGGAAGGCAAAGGCATTGCCCAATACACCAGCGATCCTGTCTTTCAAAAAATGCTGGACCTGCCCGACGATGCGCCCGACATGAAACGGCACGTCACGCTTCGAACGCTGCAGGGTTTGGTCTCGATGGTGAACCACTATCCCGGAAGCGGCTTTCTCAAAAAGCTCTTGTCCGGCAAACCGGTGAAGGCCGTGCGCACGTTTGTCTCAACCTATTCCAACCCGTGTACCACCTGGGAAGACCTGGCCTTTCTTCGCTCCTGCACAAAACTCCCGATCGTACTGAAAGGCATTCTCCATCCCGACGATGCCCTGAAAGCCATCGATCACGGCATGGACGGCATCCTGATCTCCAACCACGGCGGACGCCAGGTAGATGGCGCCATCGGAACACTGCAGGCCTTGCCGGCGATCGCGGCCGTGGTCAACAAAAAAATTCCCATCCTGCTCGACAGCGGCATCCGCGGTGGCGCCGATGCATTCAAGGCGCTGGCCCTGGGAGCCACGGCGGTTTGCATCGGCCGGCCCTATGTTTATGGCCTGGCGCTGGCTGGCGAGGAAGGCGTGACGGAGGTGCTGAACAATTTCATGGCCGACTTCGATCTGACGCTGGGGCTATCGGGTTGCCGGTCTGTTGCGGAGCTATCGGCGCAAAACCTGGTTACCTAA
- a CDS encoding DUF4197 domain-containing protein — protein MKRVVFVVCIGMCLGCTSAQINSALSEVNKVAGSQQQALTTAEVADGLKEALIKGISNGSDLVSQLDGYFKNPEIKIPFPPEVKKVEDKLRQVGLGNEVDKFVLTLNRGAEDAAKEAKPIFITAIKSMTIQDAWGILRGQPDAATQYLKRTTSAQLKEKFKPVIQNSLNKVNATKYYGDIVTQYNKIPFTDDVNPNLDDYATDRAIEGLFTMIAKEEKNIRQDPVARTTDLLKKVFGAQQP, from the coding sequence ATGAAAAGAGTGGTTTTCGTAGTATGTATCGGCATGTGTCTCGGATGTACATCAGCACAGATCAACAGCGCATTGAGCGAAGTGAACAAAGTGGCGGGCTCGCAGCAACAGGCGCTCACCACGGCCGAAGTAGCCGACGGTTTGAAAGAAGCCCTGATCAAAGGGATCAGCAACGGCTCGGATCTCGTGTCGCAGTTGGATGGCTACTTTAAAAATCCTGAAATAAAAATCCCGTTCCCCCCGGAAGTAAAGAAAGTAGAAGACAAACTTCGCCAGGTAGGGTTGGGCAATGAAGTAGATAAATTTGTGCTCACCCTGAACCGCGGGGCCGAAGACGCTGCCAAAGAAGCCAAGCCCATCTTTATCACCGCCATCAAATCGATGACCATTCAAGACGCGTGGGGCATTCTGAGGGGACAACCCGATGCCGCTACCCAATATCTGAAACGCACGACGTCGGCGCAGCTGAAAGAAAAATTCAAACCCGTCATTCAAAATTCACTCAACAAAGTGAACGCCACTAAATACTACGGCGACATCGTAACGCAGTACAACAAAATTCCTTTCACCGACGACGTGAACCCCAACCTGGACGACTATGCTACCGATCGCGCCATCGAAGGTTTGTTCACCATGATCGCGAAAGAAGAAAAAAATATCCGCCAGGACCCCGTGGCCCGTACAACGGACCTGCTGAAAAAAGTTTTCGGCGCACAGCAACCGTAA
- a CDS encoding ParA family protein has protein sequence MSSIVSFISRKGGTGKTTNAINLATTLHHMGKRILLVETDTNYTLNTLRKMEMFKAKDGVKGFELLGSGDAQVADELSQLKASKKNDIIIVDSAGKTTDEGIKKLCLVSDIVVVPTSLTQNDLLVTYQTVADLAPARELNPRLKIAILPNRIHSGTNLYTVREHLKNLDAIILPVIVPQKNLFVNFSTLEAEKAYQPIAQAILNTLA, from the coding sequence ATGTCCAGTATTGTATCGTTCATCAGCCGCAAAGGAGGCACCGGAAAGACCACCAACGCCATTAACCTGGCCACCACCCTGCACCACATGGGCAAACGCATCCTGCTGGTGGAAACCGATACGAACTACACGCTGAACACCCTCCGGAAGATGGAGATGTTCAAAGCCAAAGACGGTGTGAAGGGGTTCGAACTGCTGGGTTCGGGTGATGCCCAGGTGGCGGACGAGCTTTCGCAGTTGAAAGCCAGCAAAAAGAACGACATTATCATTGTCGACAGCGCCGGTAAGACCACCGACGAAGGGATTAAGAAGCTTTGCCTGGTGAGCGACATCGTGGTGGTGCCGACCAGCCTGACCCAAAACGACCTGCTGGTGACCTACCAGACCGTGGCCGACCTGGCGCCGGCCCGCGAGTTGAACCCGCGCTTGAAGATCGCCATTTTGCCCAACCGCATCCACAGCGGAACCAACCTCTATACCGTGCGTGAACACCTGAAAAACCTGGACGCCATAATTCTGCCGGTGATCGTGCCTCAGAAAAATCTTTTCGTAAATTTCAGTACCCTGGAGGCCGAAAAGGCCTATCAGCCCATCGCCCAAGCCATTCTGAACACTCTCGCATGA
- a CDS encoding DUF5686 family protein codes for MRLIGAFLFLMIAAYNLPAQTTTTIYGRVIDSVSSQPVAFVSVTLQDGRHGANTDMEGNFTLRVPAGYEGWVYFSHVSYQKTKLPLRAFRGKTVVKLKPGSTVLSEFTVFSGENPAFKIIRQAIEHRKENDPENLRSYSYTSYSKFFISPSEPNHKTDSIMQALRQRPDSVKLTKDQKSLLQFDALADSANLFLSESVSEKKVLHPGQVKEQLLAYRISGYRSPMFSSAAMDGQPFAFYDENINLFGKAFINPLQPGTFRRYDFNLVDTTFYQADTVYVIQFAPRDKKLFNGLEGIISIAVDGYAVKNVAATAADPVGLVGIRIQQDYEKIDGHWFPVQLNTDLDFHDLVFAGRSMKAQQLNFLRDVRINPELNKKEFGDIVMDLSAVRKDLNASILETHRIRPLERRELNTYTFLDSAMRKVRWLDGAFEALVTGTVPVGWVDVDLSKVMSFNAYESARFGMGLYTNDRVSKLVRVGGYYGYGISDRQSKYGGEVKFTFDRNRDLYLRLSYAHDIYETGSLHQNNEGQYLSSESFRRWTASRYDRIDNYKTEFGYRVLPSIHARLSLSHQQIRPTYPYTVEVSGEPQDVFDITEAAFSVRYVRRENYTSLRGKKIFLTHKFPTATFSITKAIPLFDAKDFHYTIYDLTVKHQTKYSGFGKTVIGLTGGIVDGVAPYGKLFNGRGAKTSSFYVENYFQTMGLYEFSASKYAGLFLRHNFGNVLMNKKYSKPELLIFQNAGIGALDHSQLHTGVLMQSMDKGYLESGVGMDNIIRIPYFGLGYYNFGGSVFYRYGPYRFLRQQDNFAYRINFTFTF; via the coding sequence ATGCGTTTGATCGGGGCCTTTCTTTTTTTGATGATAGCGGCCTATAATCTTCCCGCCCAAACCACGACCACGATTTATGGCCGCGTGATCGATAGCGTCAGTTCCCAGCCTGTGGCTTTTGTGAGCGTTACTTTGCAGGATGGGCGGCACGGCGCCAACACGGATATGGAGGGCAATTTTACGCTGCGCGTTCCGGCGGGGTATGAGGGGTGGGTTTATTTTTCGCACGTGAGCTATCAAAAGACGAAGCTGCCGTTGCGCGCTTTTCGGGGGAAGACCGTGGTGAAACTGAAGCCGGGGTCGACAGTGCTTTCGGAGTTCACGGTATTTTCGGGGGAGAACCCGGCCTTTAAGATCATCCGGCAGGCGATCGAGCATCGGAAAGAGAACGATCCGGAAAACTTGAGATCCTATAGCTACACGTCCTACTCCAAATTCTTCATTAGTCCATCCGAACCCAATCACAAGACCGACTCGATCATGCAAGCGCTCCGGCAACGGCCCGATAGCGTGAAGCTCACGAAGGATCAAAAGTCGTTGTTGCAATTCGATGCCCTGGCCGATTCGGCGAACCTGTTCCTCAGTGAATCAGTTTCTGAGAAGAAGGTCTTGCATCCCGGGCAGGTTAAAGAGCAATTGCTGGCCTACCGAATTTCGGGATACAGAAGTCCGATGTTTAGCAGCGCCGCCATGGACGGGCAGCCGTTTGCGTTCTACGACGAGAACATCAACTTGTTTGGGAAAGCCTTTATCAATCCCCTTCAGCCCGGCACTTTTCGACGTTATGATTTCAACCTGGTGGACACCACATTTTATCAGGCGGATACCGTATACGTGATTCAATTTGCGCCGCGCGACAAAAAACTGTTCAACGGTCTGGAGGGCATCATCTCCATCGCCGTGGATGGTTATGCGGTGAAGAATGTGGCGGCCACGGCGGCTGATCCGGTGGGATTGGTGGGCATTCGCATTCAACAAGATTATGAGAAGATAGACGGACATTGGTTCCCCGTACAACTCAACACCGACCTGGACTTTCACGATCTGGTGTTTGCCGGCCGGAGCATGAAAGCACAGCAGCTCAATTTTTTGAGAGATGTCCGGATCAATCCCGAATTAAACAAAAAAGAATTTGGCGACATCGTGATGGACCTTTCCGCCGTGCGCAAAGACCTGAACGCGTCCATCCTGGAAACCCATCGCATCCGCCCGTTGGAGCGCCGCGAGTTGAACACCTACACCTTTTTGGATTCGGCCATGCGCAAAGTGCGCTGGCTCGATGGGGCCTTTGAAGCGCTGGTCACCGGCACGGTTCCGGTGGGGTGGGTCGACGTAGACCTGAGCAAGGTCATGTCGTTCAATGCGTATGAGAGCGCCCGGTTTGGGATGGGGCTGTACACCAACGATCGCGTTTCCAAACTCGTGCGGGTGGGAGGCTATTATGGCTATGGCATCAGCGACCGGCAATCCAAATACGGCGGAGAGGTGAAGTTCACTTTTGACCGGAACCGCGACTTGTACCTGCGCCTGTCCTATGCGCATGACATCTACGAGACCGGCTCGCTCCATCAAAACAATGAAGGCCAATACCTCAGCAGCGAGTCGTTCCGGCGATGGACGGCGTCGCGCTATGACCGGATCGACAACTACAAAACCGAATTCGGCTATCGCGTGCTGCCCAGCATTCATGCGCGCCTTTCGCTGTCGCATCAGCAGATCCGTCCAACCTATCCTTACACGGTCGAGGTGAGCGGCGAACCGCAAGATGTTTTCGACATCACGGAGGCAGCGTTCAGCGTGCGCTATGTGCGCCGGGAGAACTACACCAGTCTGCGGGGCAAGAAAATATTTCTGACGCATAAGTTTCCCACCGCTACGTTTTCCATTACCAAGGCGATCCCGCTCTTCGATGCGAAAGACTTCCACTACACGATCTATGATCTCACGGTAAAGCATCAGACCAAATACAGTGGTTTTGGAAAAACCGTTATCGGCCTCACGGGCGGCATCGTCGACGGTGTGGCGCCCTATGGGAAACTGTTCAATGGCCGCGGTGCCAAGACTTCTTCGTTTTATGTGGAGAATTATTTCCAGACCATGGGCCTGTATGAATTTTCGGCATCCAAATATGCCGGGCTGTTCCTGCGGCATAACTTTGGCAATGTGCTGATGAACAAAAAATATTCGAAGCCCGAATTGCTGATCTTTCAAAACGCCGGCATCGGCGCGCTGGACCACAGCCAGCTTCATACGGGTGTGTTGATGCAAAGCATGGACAAGGGCTATCTGGAGTCCGGGGTAGGGATGGACAATATTATCCGCATTCCCTATTTCGGGTTGGGCTACTACAATTTCGGAGGCTCCGTCTTTTACCGCTACGGCCCGTATCGCTTCCTCCGGCAGCAGGATAATTTTGCTTACCGGATCAACTTCACCTTCACGTTTTGA
- a CDS encoding RNA polymerase sigma factor — MSRHYDLFERCKRGEPKAQRMLYDLFKGKLMGLCRRYTRDREQAQDVLQDSFVKIFTNLNQLASPEKLEAWMKATVVHTAINQYHRTKKHDMIFAPATENENQDGAELYTDIQNFSDEYLLTLINELPDGCRVVFNLFAVEGYSHAEIAEMLHVTEGTSRSQFHHAKQLLKKKLKCQNLTHYYEKLA, encoded by the coding sequence ATGAGCCGCCACTACGATTTATTCGAACGCTGTAAGCGGGGCGAGCCCAAAGCGCAGCGCATGTTATACGATCTTTTCAAAGGCAAGCTGATGGGTTTGTGCCGCCGCTATACGCGCGACCGCGAACAAGCACAGGACGTGTTACAGGATTCCTTTGTGAAGATCTTCACCAACCTGAACCAATTGGCATCACCCGAAAAACTGGAAGCGTGGATGAAGGCCACTGTGGTGCACACGGCCATCAATCAATATCACCGCACCAAGAAGCACGATATGATCTTTGCACCCGCAACAGAAAACGAAAACCAGGATGGCGCAGAGCTGTATACCGACATCCAAAATTTTTCGGACGAATACCTGCTCACGCTCATCAACGAATTGCCCGACGGCTGCCGGGTGGTGTTCAACTTGTTTGCCGTTGAAGGCTACAGTCATGCCGAGATCGCGGAAATGCTGCACGTCACAGAGGGCACTTCGCGCTCGCAGTTTCACCACGCGAAGCAGCTGTTGAAAAAAAAATTAAAATGTCAGAACCTGACACATTACTATGAAAAACTTGCCTGA